One Helicobacteraceae bacterium genomic window, TTCTATACGGGCATCTTGAAGCTAATGGCAAACGACGATCAGATCGCCTGCGTAATGGGACACGAGATAGCGCACGTATTGGCGCGGCACGGCGCGGAGCGTATAAGCCAACAACAACTTGCGGGGCTAGGCGGCGAACTGCTATCTTCCGCGCTAAAAGTCCCCGCGAAATATCAGAGCGTCTATCAGTCGGCTTACGGCGCGGCAGCGAATCTCGGCGTGATTTTGCCCTATAGCCGCAAACACGAGAGCGAGGCGGACGCGATCGGCGTCGAGTTGATGTATAAGGCGGGTTATAATCCAAGCGAAGCGGTAAAATTCTGGAAAACGATGGCGGCGCAAGGCGGCGGCAAAACGCCTGAGTTTTTATCGACGCACCCCTCCGATACGCGCCGTATTCAGGATATAGAACAGCGGATCAAAGGATTAAAATAGGCGCGATCGTAATTAGCCCGCTTAACTCGTAAAACGAGGCGGGTTATACATACGAAAGCGCGCGACGAGCCGTTTTCTCTCTAAGTTCTAAACGAGCCGAGCTAAAGAAAACCCGCCGCGCGCCGTTTGTTCTTGCGAGCGATCTAATCGAGCGCGTTAGGAAAAGGGATCGCAAATTATAACGATAGCTAGACTATCGGCGCCACGCAAAGTTTTTCTAACAAATCGATTTAACGCGATCGGCGTTTGTCTAATCCGCGCCTAATTGACAAAAAACGCCGTCGGTTATCAACTTTAGCGGTAAAACAAACTACCATACATTAGTCGCGACGATTTTTAAGTATTGGAGTAAAATACCGCGTAAAGGGTGGGGAAATGAAAACTTACGCCGTAAAGTTTGAATCTCAGCGACAGATCGAAGAGTTAGTCGAGCGCGAAGGCATGCGTTTGGCTTCCAACTTGCTAGTTTGCGTTTTTTGCGCTTCGCGCGTCAGCCTTTTTAAAATCGCTCAAACGCTGGAAGCGGCGTTGCCTAAAGCCGCGATCGCCGGTTTAAACGTCTGTTGGGCGCTATGCGACGACGATTTTTACGACGATCAGACGACAATAATATTCATAGAGTTTCAAAACGCGAAACCAATCTCGTTTTTGCTAAAAGACGCGAACGAAACCGAAGTAGGCGCATTAGCCTTAGAATTAGAGGGAACAAACGCGAAAAACGCGCTGGCTTTCTGCGCGCAAAGCTCGTGCGAAACTAAGCCGTTTTTGCGATCGCTCGGCAAAATCTTTGAAACTGTAATTTGCGTAAACTCCGTCGCCGCGTCGCTGGTTTGCGACGGCGCTCAAAGCGACGGCGGCGCGGTCGTAGTCGCCTTCGACGAGCCAAACTTCGCCTTTAAGATTAAAAAAAGCGTCGCGCCTATCGCGGCGGGCAAAGAGATGATTGTAACAAAGATCGACGATCATCGCATTTTAGAGTTAGATCGCAAACCTATCGAGGACGTTTCGCGATCTTATCTCGGAGACAATCCGCCCGATATGTTCGTATATCTCAAAGCCGCCGACAACCGCATAGCCGCCAAAATCAACGGCAGAACGCTTATCGATTGCGAGGAGGGAGAGGCGCTGCGGTTTGGAATAACGTCAAAAGCCTCGTTCGATCAAAACGACGAGCGGGATATGAGCGATGAGAAAGCGATCTGGCAGTTTTCAACTCGCAATTTCAAGCGCGTTCAAACCTCCGGCTGCGTTTCCGACGATCTTTTTTTGCTTCGCAAGTCGTCGCTAGAACAAGTTGACGATCTGCTGGTATGGATTGATGAAAAACAAGACGCTCTCAAAGAGATTCGCGACGCGTTCACCGCTAGATTTCTAGGCAGGGAAAACTCTCTAATTCGCCTATTAAACGCTCTTAGCGACGATCTGAACAAGCAGTCTGGGCGGAGCGCGCTAAAACTCTCGCCGCAAAACGACGCCGCGCGACCTCGCAAAGACTCGCTTACGGGGTTACCCGGACGCGGCGGTTTTATCGAGGCGCTTTCGCGCGCCAAAAATCCGTCTGTGGCGATTTTTAATATCGAACGTTTTCGCGATATAAACGACCTTTACGGCTACGAAACCGGCGATCATATTATAAAAGATCTCGCCGCGTTGCTTACAGCCTCGCTAAAAGAGGATATGCCGTCGTTTAGAATAGGCGGCGATCTGTTCGCGGTGTTAGCGGACGGCTACGGCGAAGAGAGCTTTTTAAAAGAGATCGAATCGATACAATCGCTCGTAGGCTCGACGATCTTCTTAGAGGACACGCTTGCCGCGTCCAATATCCGCTTGCGCGCGGGCGTAGCCTACGGAGTCGATCAGGTATTATCCCGCGCCGAAGACGCTCTGCGAAGCGCCAAACGCAAGCGCGTTTCAATCGTTATCGCGGGAGGCGGCGATAATAAAAAGGCGCAGGAAAACCTCAAAGTCCTAAATATCGTTAGGCAGGCGGCAATGCAGCCATGGTGGACGCTCGCTTATTATCAGCCGATAGTCAGAGCAAGCGACGCGCAGATCGTCAAATACGAAGCGTTAATGCGCCTACGAGACGCGAACGGGCGCATATATCAGCCCGCCGCGTTTTTGGATCTGGCTAAGAGGTCGCGTTACTACCCCGAATTAACCAAACGCATATTCGCCGCCACGCTGAAAATGTTCAACGACAGGATAGAGGCGGTCGCTGTCAATTTAGCGCCCGAAGATATGCAAAACCGCGAAACGATGGCGTATATCGGCTCGTTGATCGCCAATTTCAGCGCTCCGAGCCGCATTACGTTAGAGGTAACCGAATCGGAGATGATCGAAGATTATGTAACCGCGATCCAAGCTATGGGCGAGCTGAAAAAAATAGGGGCAAAGATCGCAATCGACGATTTTGGGAGCGGATACAGCAACTTTGCCTACCTTATCAGGTTTCAAGCCGACTACATCAAAATTGACGGCTCGATTGTGCGCGAGATCGACAAAAACGAAAAAGCCTATCAGACATTGGCGGCGATCGTGGATTTTGCCAAACGTTTAGGCGTCGAAACAATAGCGGAATTTGTCGCCGACGAATCGATAGCGCGCAAGACCAAAGAGGCTGGCGTGGATTATTGGCAGGGATACTTTCTAGGGCAACCGGCGCCCATATAAAGCGCTTTGACGTATAACCAATCCCAGACAAGAAAGAGTTGCTCTACCGATAACTAGCGTCTATATAAAAAGTTTGATGCATAACGCGGAGTTTCCAAGCGCCAATTTCCAAAAACGCCGCTTTGTCGCCGCGTATATTAACCCGCCTCCCGTCATTCCCGCGCGGAGCAGGCGCGAGCGCTTCGTAATCGCGGACAAAGGCAGGTATCCATCTTTTATGATCGTCGTTGTGGGTTCTCACACATTTTGTTAAGTCTAATGGGGATGGATTCCCGCTTCGCGGGACGGGCGCGGGAATTGACGACTGACGCGATCGTTAATGGGCGCGACGAAACGAGAGCGGCGGCGGGCGCGTTTTCGTAATGTTTCGAGTCGCGCGATTGTTAAGGAGAAGGTAAGAGGGCAAAAACGTTCGCGGTAGCTTTTGGTCGGACGATTTTTTGGACGTTCGCTCTCTTTTTTTTTGCGCTAAAACGCGCGGATCGTTTTAGGGGTTCGATATACGCAAGCGCTATTGGATTTTCGCTTTCTTCAGCGTTTCGCGGCGCGACATTTGCCCCGCAAGGCGCGCTGGGGGGGAGGGGGAGGGGGGAGAAGAGGAGGTTGCGCGCATACAAGCGCGAGCGGCGGCATAGAAGCTCGTATGCCTTCGCGCCAATTAGAAACGTCAAGAGAAATCGAAACGGCCTAGCGTTTTTTAAGTCTGCCTTCTAGCTTTTTACCGTCGTCGCCTTTAGAAACGATAGCCGACAGAGATCAAAAACGATCTAACGTTTTTAAACTCGCCTTCCAACTTTTTGCCATCGTTGGTTTCGTTGCCTCCGTCATCAAACAAAAACGCTCTGAACTTAGCGCCGACAAAAAATGTTCAAGTTCGCAATCAGCGCCAATCGTCGCCGTTAGACCAGCCCCGTCTAGCGTTAATTTGTTCTCTTCATACGATTGATTCGTCAACCCTATTTCGGCGTAGGGCTTATATGATGGTCTAGATCGCTAAATATATACGTAGCGGTAACTCCGAAATAGTTTATGTCGCAACCGTCGCAATTGACGCTTCCGATCGCGCCGACGACTTGAAAATTGGGCGCTCTGTAACCCGCGCCAAGCTCGAACGCGCCGCCGCCGCTTACTTTAGCCGACAGATCCACGCTTGAACCGCCTAGCGATCTATAGAGGATAACCCCTTCGTTCTCCGCGCCAAACGCGCTAATTGATAAAAGAGGAGCGCATAATACGACCGCCTTTCTCGTTTTAACCCGTAACCGCATTGAAGTCTCCTTGCCTCAAACGGGTTAATTATAAACAATACAATTTCGTTAATCAAGTATGCGAAAACCGGATAATTTTCGGTTTTCAACGTCGTAATAAAAAGCGTAGCCGAAAGTTTGCTTGCCGCTCGAATAGTTTATTTTGCACGAAAGCATCGGATTAAAGTCGAATTTCACCGAGAAATCGTTGATCGTTTGATTGGCGTCGCCGTAACGGGCGATCAGATCGTTTTGGCTAGTCCGCTCGTCGCTACGATCGCAGGCGTTTGGCATATCGTAAAAAACAATCTCGCACGAGGCTTGTTCCATATAGTTGTAGTCAAGCGCCGCGTTTGGCGAGTCAAACTCAAAAAACCGATCCCAAGGAATATTCAAAGCCGCTTCGTCGCGGGAGAGCGCGGCGTAATCCTCGGCGATCTCGCGAAGCCGTCGCAAAGAGCCGATTCGTCCGCGCTCCATATACGGCTTGGCGACGTTTAAGCGCTTATCGTTTTGAAGATAGGCGTTTTTCTCGCCGCTCGTATCAAAGACGAAATCCAGCAGTTCAAAAAACTGCCACGAAGCGTAAAGCCCGTAGCGATCGCGCA contains:
- a CDS encoding M48 family metallopeptidase, with amino-acid sequence MRLALLGLAFAVFFSGCAITQKAPVTGRTQLILIGEDQEKQLGLSEAEEILKTSKQSTDKALTARVVNVGKRIVAVSPEAKAYTWDFYVLEDTTINAFALPGGKVFFYTGILKLMANDDQIACVMGHEIAHVLARHGAERISQQQLAGLGGELLSSALKVPAKYQSVYQSAYGAAANLGVILPYSRKHESEADAIGVELMYKAGYNPSEAVKFWKTMAAQGGGKTPEFLSTHPSDTRRIQDIEQRIKGLK
- a CDS encoding EAL domain-containing protein; the encoded protein is MKTYAVKFESQRQIEELVEREGMRLASNLLVCVFCASRVSLFKIAQTLEAALPKAAIAGLNVCWALCDDDFYDDQTTIIFIEFQNAKPISFLLKDANETEVGALALELEGTNAKNALAFCAQSSCETKPFLRSLGKIFETVICVNSVAASLVCDGAQSDGGAVVVAFDEPNFAFKIKKSVAPIAAGKEMIVTKIDDHRILELDRKPIEDVSRSYLGDNPPDMFVYLKAADNRIAAKINGRTLIDCEEGEALRFGITSKASFDQNDERDMSDEKAIWQFSTRNFKRVQTSGCVSDDLFLLRKSSLEQVDDLLVWIDEKQDALKEIRDAFTARFLGRENSLIRLLNALSDDLNKQSGRSALKLSPQNDAARPRKDSLTGLPGRGGFIEALSRAKNPSVAIFNIERFRDINDLYGYETGDHIIKDLAALLTASLKEDMPSFRIGGDLFAVLADGYGEESFLKEIESIQSLVGSTIFLEDTLAASNIRLRAGVAYGVDQVLSRAEDALRSAKRKRVSIVIAGGGDNKKAQENLKVLNIVRQAAMQPWWTLAYYQPIVRASDAQIVKYEALMRLRDANGRIYQPAAFLDLAKRSRYYPELTKRIFAATLKMFNDRIEAVAVNLAPEDMQNRETMAYIGSLIANFSAPSRITLEVTESEMIEDYVTAIQAMGELKKIGAKIAIDDFGSGYSNFAYLIRFQADYIKIDGSIVREIDKNEKAYQTLAAIVDFAKRLGVETIAEFVADESIARKTKEAGVDYWQGYFLGQPAPI